The Paenibacillus uliginis N3/975 genome has a window encoding:
- a CDS encoding UbiA-like polyprenyltransferase, with the protein MFKKIGTYLEMIKVEHTLFALPFAFMGAILGSAVVFDHLPSWGDIGWIFLAMFGARSAAFGLNRLSDQYIDAKNPRTAGRAIPAGLLKPVEVILFIIVSFAVFFWATAELDSFAFRLLPIAIFMLIIYSYTKRFTWLCHVVLGLTTALAPLGGWVAVTGQVDYKAIIFYVALAFWTAGFDVVYACQDQEFDSKEGLYSIPSRFGLQKSLWFARGFHVITAIGFIVLFFVTPLSWWYLAGMIIACGILFYQHYILSPKDMSRLQTAFFTMNITLSIILFVFTLIDLVVRYI; encoded by the coding sequence ATGTTTAAGAAAATCGGAACATATTTAGAGATGATAAAAGTGGAGCATACGTTATTTGCTCTACCTTTCGCTTTTATGGGTGCAATTCTGGGTTCTGCAGTGGTATTTGACCATTTGCCCTCATGGGGTGATATTGGTTGGATCTTTCTAGCGATGTTCGGAGCCCGGAGTGCTGCCTTTGGACTGAATCGACTATCTGATCAATACATAGATGCCAAAAACCCACGCACAGCTGGACGAGCAATACCTGCAGGACTGTTAAAGCCGGTTGAAGTTATCCTTTTTATTATCGTTTCCTTTGCCGTTTTCTTCTGGGCCACTGCCGAACTGGACTCATTTGCTTTTCGCTTACTGCCAATTGCTATTTTTATGCTTATTATTTATTCCTACACGAAACGTTTTACCTGGTTGTGTCATGTGGTACTTGGCCTCACGACGGCACTTGCTCCACTTGGCGGATGGGTAGCTGTAACCGGGCAAGTGGACTATAAAGCGATCATATTTTATGTGGCGCTTGCGTTTTGGACGGCCGGATTCGATGTGGTTTATGCATGTCAGGATCAGGAGTTTGACAGCAAAGAAGGTTTGTACTCCATTCCTTCACGTTTCGGTCTGCAAAAATCGCTCTGGTTCGCACGAGGCTTTCATGTTATTACCGCAATCGGCTTTATCGTATTGTTTTTTGTGACACCGCTTAGCTGGTGGTATTTAGCGGGAATGATTATTGCCTGTGGCATTTTGTTTTATCAGCATTACATTCTGTCCCCTAAAGATATGAGCCGGTTACAGACCGCCTTCTTTACGATGAATATCACGCTCAGCATTATATTATTCGTATTCACCTTGATTGATCTGGTGGTGAGATATATTTGA
- a CDS encoding demethylmenaquinone methyltransferase, producing MKHDESNKPKEQYVHSVFENIAGKYDIMNDILSFRQHKRWRKFTMKKMNMQLGDTAIDLCCGTCDWTISMANTSGESGHIIGLDFSEGMLNVGRQKVKKGGLNKQITLVQGNAMSLPFEDNRFDYATIGFGLRNVPDYVKVLEEMKRVVKPGGMVVCLELSKPTWQPFKGLYFFYFQKLLPLMAKLFAKRYEQYKWLPESLALFPGRKELSEVFRKIGLNHVEAFPLTSGIAALHIGIKENMDV from the coding sequence ATGAAACATGATGAAAGCAACAAACCGAAAGAGCAGTACGTTCATTCCGTTTTCGAAAATATTGCCGGCAAGTACGACATCATGAACGACATCCTCAGCTTCCGTCAGCATAAGCGCTGGCGGAAATTCACGATGAAGAAAATGAACATGCAGCTTGGGGATACAGCGATTGACTTGTGCTGTGGTACTTGCGATTGGACCATTAGTATGGCAAATACAAGTGGTGAATCAGGCCACATTATCGGGCTTGATTTCAGCGAAGGAATGCTGAATGTTGGCAGACAGAAGGTTAAAAAGGGAGGTCTGAATAAGCAGATTACTCTTGTTCAAGGAAATGCAATGAGCCTTCCTTTTGAGGACAACCGCTTTGATTATGCGACCATCGGTTTTGGTTTGCGTAACGTTCCTGATTACGTGAAAGTTTTGGAGGAAATGAAACGCGTTGTCAAGCCTGGCGGAATGGTTGTTTGTCTTGAATTGTCGAAGCCAACATGGCAGCCTTTCAAAGGATTGTACTTTTTTTATTTCCAAAAATTACTGCCACTGATGGCCAAATTGTTTGCAAAACGGTACGAGCAGTATAAATGGCTCCCTGAGTCGCTTGCGCTTTTTCCGGGCAGGAAGGAGCTTTCAGAAGTTTTCCGTAAGATCGGACTTAACCATGTAGAAGCCTTTCCCTTGACCAGCGGAATTGCAGCATTACATATTGGGATCAAGGAGAATATGGATGTTTAA
- a CDS encoding heptaprenyl diphosphate synthase component 1, which produces MKPYRVPELAKKYLNYDMIQTHTELPNFPDARVHLLYIFLQCSKRNVTERDELYALVTSLVQVGLDTHESIDTTEGNQGEKMMRSRQLKVLAGDYYSSRFYHLLAQTGDVEAIALLSKAVSEVNVLKMNLYGKMKGMLLSAEEYLRHMVQLNMQLFLSFTPLIESSFRGNWKTLLSEITHCETILREVDRCVSPEDGRNGYGYWYMLDRANEEEKKLLITKKLDSKDWKKLMLKHKTADNLLDKLRQSVSTVQTLISAFNGEGPSAQIGQILEPFIQRLSRYRSAVREG; this is translated from the coding sequence ATGAAACCGTATCGCGTTCCCGAGTTAGCAAAAAAGTATTTAAATTATGACATGATTCAAACCCACACGGAGCTTCCGAATTTTCCGGATGCCCGCGTTCATTTGTTATACATATTTTTACAGTGTTCCAAACGGAATGTAACGGAACGTGATGAGCTGTATGCGCTGGTTACTTCATTGGTTCAGGTGGGACTGGATACGCACGAGAGCATTGATACAACTGAAGGCAATCAGGGAGAGAAGATGATGCGCTCCCGGCAGCTTAAGGTGTTGGCTGGCGATTATTACAGCAGCCGGTTTTATCATTTGCTGGCTCAGACCGGCGATGTCGAAGCCATCGCTTTGCTGAGCAAAGCTGTCAGTGAAGTTAATGTATTGAAAATGAATCTGTACGGTAAAATGAAGGGCATGCTTCTGTCGGCAGAAGAATATTTACGCCACATGGTACAGCTGAACATGCAGCTGTTTCTTTCTTTTACACCATTGATCGAGTCTTCATTTCGGGGGAACTGGAAGACACTGCTAAGTGAAATTACCCACTGTGAGACGATCTTGCGCGAAGTGGATCGCTGTGTTTCTCCGGAGGACGGCAGAAATGGTTATGGTTATTGGTACATGCTGGACCGAGCCAATGAAGAAGAGAAAAAATTGCTGATCACGAAAAAACTGGATTCGAAAGACTGGAAGAAGCTGATGCTGAAGCATAAGACGGCTGACAATCTGCTGGACAAGCTGCGTCAGTCCGTAAGCACAGTACAAACTCTGATATCGGCCTTCAATGGGGAAGGACCATCTGCACAGATCGGTCAGATCCTGGAGCCGTTTATTCAAAGGCTCAGCAGATACCGGTCAGCCGTAAGGGAAGGATAG
- a CDS encoding dipeptidase, which translates to MSVDYKAYFAEHRETHLNELKEWLSIPSISALSEHKDDVAKAAEWLADKLTVAGLEHVEIHQTTGHPIITADYLHAEGKPTVLIYGHYDVQPVDPLHLWETPPFEPSIRNGKLFARGATDDKGQLFLHVKAVEAILKQEQELPVNIKFCIEGEEEVSSPNLPLYLEKNKDKLAADAILISDTSLLAPGKPAISTGLRGLCSLELSLETANTDLHSGTYGGGVPNALHAIVSLLSSLHDENGRVSVKGFYDGVQELSPEMREEFAKQQFDEEQLQRDLNLDALFGEEGYSFVERIGARPTLELNGVYGGFQGEGSKTVIPKEAHAKITCRLVADQDPQAVLDAIEAHLHANTPVGSKLTFTPKEKAFAFNIDPSHPMLQKAADAFENVYGTRALFTKDGGSIPIVEKLSSTLNAPAVMMGFGLPDENLHAPNEHFNLENFDHGLLTIVNYLKLI; encoded by the coding sequence ATGAGCGTAGATTATAAAGCATACTTTGCTGAACATCGCGAAACCCATTTGAACGAACTGAAAGAATGGTTATCGATTCCCAGTATCTCTGCACTGTCAGAGCACAAGGACGACGTTGCCAAAGCAGCGGAGTGGCTCGCAGACAAACTGACTGTAGCAGGGCTTGAGCATGTGGAGATTCATCAAACCACGGGACATCCGATTATAACCGCAGATTATTTGCATGCTGAAGGTAAGCCGACCGTGCTGATATACGGCCATTATGACGTACAGCCGGTGGACCCGCTTCACCTGTGGGAAACCCCGCCATTTGAGCCTTCGATCCGTAACGGAAAGCTGTTCGCACGAGGCGCTACCGATGATAAAGGCCAACTGTTCCTTCATGTTAAAGCGGTGGAAGCGATTCTTAAGCAGGAACAAGAACTGCCCGTTAACATCAAGTTCTGTATCGAAGGTGAAGAGGAAGTCTCCAGTCCCAACCTGCCGCTTTATTTGGAAAAAAACAAAGACAAGCTGGCAGCGGACGCAATCCTGATTTCCGACACCTCCCTGCTCGCTCCGGGCAAGCCTGCCATTTCTACGGGACTTCGTGGTCTGTGCTCGCTAGAGTTGTCCCTTGAAACGGCCAATACCGACCTGCATTCAGGTACATACGGCGGCGGCGTGCCGAACGCGCTGCATGCGATCGTCTCCTTGTTGTCTTCGCTTCATGATGAGAACGGTCGAGTGAGTGTAAAAGGATTCTATGACGGTGTTCAAGAGCTATCACCCGAAATGCGTGAGGAATTCGCTAAACAGCAGTTCGATGAAGAACAGCTTCAAAGAGATCTCAATCTGGATGCTCTGTTTGGCGAAGAAGGCTACTCCTTCGTGGAACGCATTGGCGCACGGCCAACGCTGGAGCTCAACGGTGTATATGGCGGATTCCAGGGAGAAGGCAGCAAGACTGTCATTCCGAAGGAAGCTCATGCAAAAATCACATGCCGTCTGGTCGCGGACCAAGACCCACAAGCAGTGCTGGATGCCATTGAAGCGCATCTGCATGCGAACACCCCTGTAGGTTCGAAGCTGACGTTTACGCCTAAGGAAAAGGCGTTTGCGTTCAACATTGATCCATCTCATCCGATGCTGCAAAAAGCAGCTGATGCTTTCGAGAATGTATATGGCACGCGCGCACTGTTTACAAAAGATGGCGGCTCAATACCGATCGTTGAGAAGTTGTCCAGCACGCTAAACGCGCCGGCGGTCATGATGGGCTTCGGCTTGCCGGACGAAAACTTGCATGCACCGAATGAGCATTTTAATTTGGAAAACTTTGATCATGGCTTGCTGACGATTGTGAATTATTTGAAGTTGATCTGA
- the mtrB gene encoding trp RNA-binding attenuation protein MtrB, producing MEDVKNGDYFVVKALENGVQVIGLTRGQDTRFHHTEKLDKGEVIIAQFTDHTSAVKIRGKAEVMTKHGKTEAGM from the coding sequence ATGGAAGATGTAAAAAACGGTGACTATTTTGTCGTTAAGGCTCTGGAAAACGGTGTGCAGGTGATCGGGCTGACCCGGGGACAGGATACTCGTTTTCACCATACCGAAAAACTCGATAAGGGCGAGGTTATCATTGCCCAGTTCACAGACCATACCTCTGCCGTCAAAATCCGTGGAAAAGCGGAAGTCATGACCAAGCACGGCAAAACAGAAGCAGGTATGTAA
- a CDS encoding HU family DNA-binding protein: MNKSDLITQVAESTELSKKDATKAVDAVFDAISEALQNGDKVQLVGFGNFEVRERSARKGRNPQTGEEIEIPSSKIPAFKPGKALKDGIK; encoded by the coding sequence ATGAATAAATCAGATCTGATTACACAGGTGGCTGAATCCACAGAGCTTTCTAAGAAGGACGCAACTAAAGCGGTTGACGCTGTTTTTGATGCTATTTCCGAAGCGTTGCAAAATGGAGATAAAGTCCAATTGGTAGGTTTCGGAAACTTCGAGGTACGCGAGCGTTCCGCACGTAAAGGCCGCAACCCGCAAACAGGTGAAGAAATCGAAATCCCTTCGAGCAAAATTCCTGCATTTAAACCTGGTAAGGCGCTCAAAGACGGAATCAAATAA
- the spoIVA gene encoding stage IV sporulation protein A, protein MEKVDIFKDIAERTGGDIYLGVVGAVRTGKSTFIKRFMETVVLPNITNEADRVRAVDELPQSAAGKTIMTTEPKFVPNNAVQIKVTEGLEVNVRLVDCVGYAVEGAKGYEDENGPRMISTPWFEEPIPFQEAAEIGTRKVIQEHSTLGVVVTTDGSIAEIPRSSYVEAEERVIAELKEVGKPFVVVINSTRPRSEEALQLRSELSEKYDIPVMTLSAASMTEDDVTGVLREVLYEFPVHEVNVNLPSWVMVLNENHWLRSNYENSVRDTVKDIRRLRDVDRVVSQFMEYDFIDRAGLSGMNMGQGVAEIDLFAPDELYDRILMEVVGVEIRGKDHLLQLMQEFSHAKREYDRFAEALEMVKTTGYGIAAPSLAEMALDEPELIRQGTRFGVRLKATAPSIHMIRVDVESEFSPIIGTEKQSEELVRYLMQDFENDPIKIWESDIFGRSLHSIVREGIQGKIAMMPDNARYKLQETLGRIINEGSGGLIAIIL, encoded by the coding sequence TTGGAAAAAGTGGACATTTTTAAGGACATAGCCGAACGAACTGGAGGAGACATATACTTAGGTGTCGTCGGTGCTGTCCGGACGGGAAAATCAACCTTCATCAAGCGGTTCATGGAAACGGTCGTGCTTCCGAACATAACGAACGAAGCTGACCGAGTAAGGGCTGTCGACGAGCTGCCGCAGAGCGCTGCTGGTAAGACGATCATGACAACGGAACCGAAATTCGTACCGAACAATGCGGTGCAGATCAAAGTAACCGAAGGGCTCGAGGTAAATGTACGTCTCGTTGACTGTGTAGGTTACGCTGTAGAAGGAGCTAAAGGCTACGAGGACGAAAATGGACCGCGTATGATTTCTACCCCTTGGTTCGAGGAGCCAATCCCGTTCCAGGAAGCTGCGGAAATCGGTACACGCAAGGTCATACAGGAGCATTCGACGCTCGGCGTTGTTGTTACAACGGACGGTTCGATTGCAGAAATTCCCCGCAGCTCTTATGTAGAGGCTGAAGAGCGGGTAATTGCCGAGTTAAAAGAGGTTGGTAAGCCGTTTGTGGTCGTTATCAACTCTACCCGTCCGAGGAGCGAGGAAGCCCTTCAGCTGCGCAGTGAGCTGTCTGAAAAGTATGACATCCCAGTAATGACGCTTAGCGCAGCGTCTATGACTGAAGATGATGTAACTGGTGTTCTTCGTGAAGTATTGTACGAATTCCCGGTTCACGAAGTTAATGTTAATCTGCCGAGCTGGGTAATGGTGTTGAATGAAAACCACTGGCTCCGCAGCAACTATGAAAATTCCGTGCGTGACACGGTAAAAGATATTCGCCGTCTGCGTGACGTGGATCGTGTAGTCAGCCAATTCATGGAATATGACTTTATCGACCGCGCAGGACTCAGTGGCATGAACATGGGGCAGGGTGTGGCTGAAATTGATCTCTTTGCACCCGATGAGCTGTACGATCGTATCCTCATGGAAGTGGTCGGCGTTGAAATCCGCGGGAAGGATCACCTACTGCAACTGATGCAAGAGTTCTCTCATGCGAAACGCGAATACGACCGATTTGCCGAGGCGCTCGAGATGGTCAAGACGACCGGATATGGTATTGCCGCCCCGTCACTGGCTGAAATGGCGCTTGATGAACCTGAGTTGATCCGTCAAGGAACGAGATTTGGCGTTCGGTTGAAAGCTACGGCTCCATCCATTCATATGATCCGCGTGGACGTAGAATCCGAATTCTCCCCAATCATCGGCACGGAGAAGCAGAGCGAAGAGCTGGTACGTTATCTAATGCAGGACTTTGAGAACGATCCGATCAAGATTTGGGAGTCTGATATTTTTGGACGGTCGCTTCATTCCATCGTCCGGGAGGGTATCCAGGGCAAGATTGCCATGATGCCGGATAATGCCCGCTACAAGTTGCAGGAAACGCTGGGTCGCATTATTAACGAAGGTTCGGGCGGATTGATTGCTATCATTCTTTAG
- a CDS encoding DUF3939 domain-containing protein, whose protein sequence is MKRIFSKGKARPLGIMKAISAATVFMLMTMLMTGCMYSDKNEQERQVSYRESVKRVQSAVDDFYKEQSILPILTAGEEVPRYEKYRVDFEKLKNMGYMDEIPSTAFEKGGSGYFLIINEEKEPTVKVMDLNIAQKVNDIQMSVNRFKTANNGKLPAGAELYPGFTTVDLLKTDVKNMKLKSIYSGQEVTFMMDSKGTVYVDYAFDIMQAIQKEDAEPKVDEDLRVYLEQASYYVPVKSVPYFWKDKQPVAKL, encoded by the coding sequence TTGAAACGGATATTTTCAAAAGGTAAAGCAAGGCCCCTCGGGATCATGAAGGCTATTTCTGCGGCGACCGTTTTTATGCTTATGACCATGTTAATGACGGGATGCATGTACTCTGATAAGAATGAGCAGGAGAGACAAGTTTCTTATCGTGAAAGTGTAAAGCGCGTACAGTCCGCGGTTGACGATTTCTATAAAGAACAATCTATTCTTCCGATTTTAACGGCTGGAGAAGAGGTTCCGCGTTATGAAAAATACAGAGTAGATTTTGAAAAACTTAAAAATATGGGGTATATGGATGAAATTCCGAGCACGGCTTTTGAGAAAGGTGGCAGCGGATATTTCTTAATCATTAATGAGGAAAAAGAGCCAACCGTGAAAGTGATGGACTTGAACATTGCCCAAAAGGTTAACGATATTCAAATGTCGGTGAACCGGTTCAAGACTGCTAATAACGGTAAACTTCCGGCTGGAGCCGAGCTGTACCCTGGATTTACAACCGTTGATCTCTTGAAGACCGACGTCAAGAATATGAAGCTAAAAAGTATATATTCCGGTCAAGAAGTCACTTTTATGATGGATTCGAAAGGTACGGTATACGTCGATTACGCCTTTGATATCATGCAAGCTATTCAGAAAGAAGATGCTGAGCCTAAAGTCGATGAGGATCTGAGAGTTTACCTTGAACAGGCTTCTTATTATGTTCCTGTCAAATCAGTTCCTTATTTCTGGAAGGATAAACAGCCTGTTGCTAAATTATAA
- a CDS encoding 2Fe-2S iron-sulfur cluster-binding protein, whose amino-acid sequence MDYEVTFQPDGKKVKVRPNTHVLDAARRAGVRIPTRCGGKMGCLMCKVHIQDGEQESCLPPKEAERRKLGSLLGQGMRLSCQTVITGNLTVTIPEDPLKAAVRKQLEAARRGEYDDFI is encoded by the coding sequence GTGGACTATGAGGTTACTTTTCAGCCTGATGGCAAGAAGGTTAAGGTTCGCCCGAACACCCATGTTCTGGATGCTGCACGACGCGCAGGAGTGAGAATTCCTACTCGTTGCGGTGGTAAGATGGGATGTTTGATGTGCAAGGTTCATATTCAAGATGGAGAGCAGGAGAGCTGTCTGCCGCCGAAAGAAGCGGAACGCAGAAAACTCGGTTCCCTGCTAGGACAAGGTATGAGACTTTCCTGTCAGACCGTGATTACAGGTAATCTTACCGTTACCATTCCCGAGGATCCACTTAAAGCAGCGGTTCGTAAACAACTAGAGGCTGCGAGGAGAGGGGAATATGACGATTTTATTTAA
- a CDS encoding DUF2768 family protein: MDPMQKMWLSLVALLIMGLSVFLVTFARSKTKGVIRMGLSLVAFVMMLVGFITGLASIT; encoded by the coding sequence ATGGATCCAATGCAAAAAATGTGGCTTTCCTTGGTTGCGTTATTGATTATGGGATTGTCTGTATTTCTGGTTACCTTTGCCCGAAGCAAAACGAAAGGCGTTATACGAATGGGCTTATCCCTCGTAGCTTTTGTCATGATGCTCGTCGGGTTTATTACCGGGTTGGCCTCTATTACATAG
- a CDS encoding stage VI sporulation protein F: MSKNFPKDVLNAINKKSGKQISSGAVKKLAGTVKPSTMQNEAQLRQLIKQVSAMANVPVSEETVQEIVGAVKKSGMNPSNMEALMKMMMKK, translated from the coding sequence ATGAGCAAAAACTTTCCAAAAGATGTGTTGAACGCGATTAACAAGAAAAGCGGCAAACAGATTTCATCGGGGGCTGTCAAGAAGCTGGCTGGAACGGTTAAGCCGTCTACGATGCAGAATGAAGCCCAGCTCCGCCAACTGATCAAACAGGTCTCAGCAATGGCAAATGTGCCAGTGAGCGAAGAGACCGTTCAAGAAATTGTTGGCGCTGTAAAGAAGAGCGGGATGAATCCAAGCAATATGGAAGCTTTAATGAAAATGATGATGAAAAAGTAG
- a CDS encoding NAD(P)H-dependent glycerol-3-phosphate dehydrogenase: MSDKVAVLVAGSWGTALASVLAFNDLEVVAWTRNAKQARELNEEHTNNRYLPDIKLSPRLRATTDMGEAVSGAVAVLIVAPSSAMREVSRQLKTYWTEDMLIIHATKGFETESLKRMSTVISEELGCEEGSVVVLSGPSHAEEVIRKCPTTVVVASSDSKAAAAAQDLFMNAYFRVYTNRDMIGVELAGALKNIIALGAGMSDGLGFGDNAKAALLTRGLAEISRIGVEMGANPLTFAGLAGIGDLVVTATSRHSRNWRAGSLLGQGKGLEEVLASMGMVVEGIRTTKAAHAISEKFGVQMPIADQLYHVLFKDRDPRSAVEALMGRDPKTEMEIMPQEIWEQWHT; the protein is encoded by the coding sequence TTGTCTGACAAGGTGGCTGTATTGGTCGCTGGCAGTTGGGGAACGGCCCTAGCCAGTGTGCTGGCCTTTAATGATTTAGAAGTAGTCGCATGGACGAGAAATGCTAAACAAGCTAGAGAATTAAATGAGGAGCACACTAACAACCGCTACTTGCCGGATATTAAGCTGTCACCTCGTTTACGAGCTACAACGGATATGGGCGAGGCAGTTTCGGGTGCGGTTGCAGTTCTGATTGTGGCGCCATCCTCAGCCATGCGCGAAGTGTCCCGTCAGCTTAAAACCTATTGGACTGAAGATATGCTAATCATTCATGCGACCAAAGGTTTTGAAACGGAATCTTTAAAACGCATGTCAACCGTCATCTCCGAAGAACTGGGCTGCGAGGAAGGTAGCGTTGTTGTCCTCTCAGGTCCGAGCCATGCGGAGGAAGTGATCCGAAAGTGCCCGACAACTGTCGTTGTGGCATCTTCGGACAGTAAGGCAGCTGCAGCAGCGCAGGATTTGTTCATGAACGCTTATTTCCGCGTTTACACGAATCGCGATATGATCGGTGTTGAACTTGCCGGAGCACTGAAAAACATTATTGCCTTGGGTGCGGGGATGTCAGATGGTCTTGGCTTTGGCGATAATGCAAAAGCTGCGCTGTTAACGAGAGGTCTGGCAGAAATATCCCGCATCGGTGTTGAGATGGGCGCGAATCCGCTCACCTTTGCCGGACTCGCTGGAATAGGTGACCTTGTCGTTACCGCAACAAGCCGTCATAGCCGTAACTGGCGTGCAGGTTCTCTACTTGGTCAAGGTAAAGGACTTGAGGAAGTGCTAGCGTCTATGGGCATGGTCGTAGAAGGGATTCGTACGACGAAAGCGGCTCATGCGATTTCCGAGAAATTTGGTGTTCAGATGCCAATCGCTGATCAGCTGTACCATGTTCTATTTAAAGATCGTGATCCACGGAGTGCGGTGGAAGCGCTCATGGGACGTGATCCGAAGACAGAAATGGAAATTATGCCGCAAGAAATTTGGGAACAGTGGCATACCTAG
- the plsY gene encoding glycerol-3-phosphate 1-O-acyltransferase PlsY yields the protein MVLNIVAIILCYLLGSVSFSVLLAKLLKGIDIRQHGSGNAGATNTLRVLGKGPAILVLALDVLKGLAAVWIGKWLGGDSGWLPGLCGIAAIAGHNWPLYFRFRGGKGIATAIGVLASLCFLPALYAGIIAILSIVFTRYVSLGSLIFVVLTPVFLIIMNFSWPIFWTSLVICIFAIWRHRSNITKLVQGRENKLGSGGKGKGGKRVV from the coding sequence TTGGTTCTAAACATCGTTGCGATTATTTTGTGTTACCTGCTGGGCTCTGTGAGCTTTAGCGTGCTGCTGGCGAAACTTCTTAAAGGGATTGACATTCGTCAGCATGGTAGTGGAAATGCGGGAGCAACCAATACATTACGGGTGCTCGGCAAAGGTCCTGCCATTCTTGTACTCGCTCTGGATGTTCTCAAGGGCCTCGCAGCCGTATGGATCGGCAAATGGCTTGGGGGCGACAGTGGATGGTTGCCGGGATTATGCGGAATAGCTGCCATTGCAGGACATAACTGGCCTTTATATTTCCGCTTCCGCGGTGGTAAAGGCATAGCAACCGCAATTGGAGTGTTAGCCTCACTTTGCTTCCTACCGGCTCTCTACGCAGGAATTATCGCGATTCTCTCTATCGTATTTACTCGCTATGTTTCACTGGGATCGCTCATTTTTGTGGTGCTGACACCTGTTTTTCTAATAATTATGAACTTTTCTTGGCCGATATTCTGGACCAGCCTAGTTATCTGTATCTTTGCAATTTGGAGGCATCGTAGCAATATCACAAAACTTGTTCAAGGCCGAGAAAACAAGCTTGGCTCCGGCGGTAAAGGTAAAGGAGGGAAACGCGTTGTCTGA
- the der gene encoding ribosome biogenesis GTPase Der yields the protein MARPVVAIVGRPNVGKSTIFNRLIGDRLAIVEDKPGITRDRIYGGAEWNGKLFSVIDTGGIEIDGDDMILRSIRLQAELAIEEADVIVFMCDAKTGVTSSDEEVAQILFRSGKPVILAVNKVDNMKRAEDIYEFYSLGFGDPVGISGSHGTGIGDLLDAVVENLPDLTDDEYDEDVIKVALIGRPNVGKSSLVNAILGEERVIVSDIAGTTRDAIDTPFEKDGQRYVLIDTAGMRKRGKVYETTEKYSVMRAMRAIERADVVLVLINGEEGIIEQDKHIAGYAYEAGKASIFVVNKWDVVEKDDKTMQHFENKIRDHFLFMTYAPVVFLSAKTKQRLQKLLPVVKHVAEQHTLRVQTHLLNDVISDAVAINPPPTDKGRRLRINYATQVAVKPPTMVVFVNDPEIMHFSYERYLENKIRAAFNFEGTPIRIFTRRKSDES from the coding sequence ATGGCAAGACCCGTAGTAGCTATTGTCGGGAGGCCGAATGTCGGTAAATCGACAATATTTAATCGGCTAATCGGTGATCGGCTAGCCATAGTTGAAGATAAACCGGGGATTACACGTGACCGGATATATGGCGGAGCCGAGTGGAACGGTAAGTTGTTCAGTGTGATCGATACCGGTGGTATTGAGATCGATGGCGATGATATGATTTTGAGATCCATCCGTTTGCAAGCTGAATTGGCTATTGAAGAAGCAGATGTGATTGTGTTTATGTGTGACGCGAAGACAGGAGTCACCAGTTCCGATGAAGAAGTAGCGCAAATATTGTTCCGTTCGGGTAAGCCGGTAATACTGGCTGTTAACAAAGTGGACAATATGAAGAGAGCAGAAGATATATACGAGTTTTACAGCCTCGGTTTCGGTGATCCTGTTGGTATATCGGGAAGCCATGGAACCGGTATTGGTGATTTACTTGATGCTGTAGTCGAAAATCTTCCTGATTTAACAGATGACGAGTATGATGAAGATGTAATCAAGGTTGCTTTAATCGGCAGACCGAATGTCGGTAAATCCTCACTTGTGAATGCGATTCTTGGTGAAGAACGTGTTATTGTAAGTGATATTGCGGGTACGACACGTGACGCCATCGATACCCCATTCGAGAAGGATGGCCAGCGTTATGTGTTGATTGATACAGCTGGAATGCGTAAGCGTGGCAAAGTTTATGAGACAACTGAAAAGTACAGTGTTATGCGTGCAATGCGTGCGATTGAGCGTGCTGACGTAGTTCTCGTGCTTATTAACGGTGAAGAGGGCATTATCGAACAGGACAAACATATTGCTGGGTACGCTTATGAAGCAGGTAAAGCATCTATATTTGTTGTGAACAAATGGGATGTCGTTGAAAAGGACGATAAGACCATGCAGCATTTTGAGAATAAAATACGCGACCATTTCCTGTTCATGACTTATGCACCGGTGGTGTTTTTATCAGCCAAAACAAAACAGCGTTTGCAGAAGCTGCTGCCTGTGGTGAAGCATGTTGCTGAGCAGCATACTCTACGAGTCCAGACTCACTTGCTGAATGACGTTATATCGGACGCGGTGGCTATCAATCCTCCACCAACCGATAAAGGGCGGAGATTACGTATTAACTATGCAACTCAGGTAGCAGTGAAACCGCCGACGATGGTTGTATTCGTGAATGATCCGGAAATAATGCACTTCTCATACGAACGGTACTTGGAGAATAAAATAAGGGCAGCATTTAATTTTGAAGGGACACCTATACGTATATTTACACGGCGAAAGTCCGATGAGAGTTAG